In Brevibacillus brevis, a genomic segment contains:
- a CDS encoding response regulator transcription factor, with the protein MDILVADDHPLFRGGVRNLLLTTEDLRVVGEASTGEEAIALASSLQPDLILMDIRMPGCNGIEATRLILEKHPHMQILILTMFKDDQSVFTAMRAGARGYVLKDADEAELIQSIRLVGSGGAVFGSNIASRMIHYFSNPTPVEPLLDASLSELTKREREILERIAEGDSNAKIASRLQLSTKTVANYVSTILNKLQVVDRNEAGRLVKKRRDGDPLDLT; encoded by the coding sequence TGTCGCGGACGACCATCCCCTGTTTCGGGGTGGGGTCCGCAATCTTTTGCTTACCACGGAAGATCTGCGTGTAGTGGGTGAAGCGTCGACTGGCGAAGAAGCGATTGCTCTCGCTTCCAGTCTGCAGCCCGACCTGATTTTAATGGACATACGCATGCCTGGATGCAACGGCATTGAAGCGACCCGTCTGATCCTGGAAAAGCATCCGCACATGCAAATCCTCATCCTCACCATGTTCAAGGACGACCAATCTGTTTTTACGGCCATGCGAGCAGGAGCACGCGGGTATGTTCTGAAGGATGCGGATGAAGCTGAGCTGATCCAATCCATTCGCTTGGTAGGAAGCGGCGGGGCCGTCTTTGGCTCCAATATCGCTTCGCGGATGATTCATTATTTTTCAAATCCGACTCCCGTAGAGCCACTGCTGGATGCCAGCCTGTCCGAATTGACGAAGCGTGAACGGGAGATTCTCGAACGCATCGCGGAGGGGGACAGCAATGCCAAAATCGCATCCCGCCTTCAGTTGAGCACAAAGACTGTCGCCAACTACGTCTCGACCATTCTCAACAAGCTGCAGGTAGTTGACCGCAATGAAGCCGGACGTCTGGTGAAAAAGAGGCGGGATGGGGATCCGCTCGATTTGACATGA
- a CDS encoding inositol-3-phosphate synthase yields the protein MERRAGVLFVGALGAVATTTIAGLLAVKKGLVPLRGVISSQPEFECLDLISIDQLVFGGWDIKRGGLAENTEQHGIVPKEVLDSVMDELEQIPIWPAPMANLSGHIRTVYQVDEEGAGFLLDALSRLQQQIVEFKLRNNLDRVIVINLSATEEDVKPVPAYEKLSLFEQALAENSAHIRPGMLYAYAALQEKAAYVNFTPSTTAEIPALQVLAAQQGVPIAGKDGRTGQTLYKHVLGNMFRQRGLKVIGWYSTNLLGNTDGAVLEDPGHAAAKISSKTTGLERVLGYDDFDHKVRIDYFPVRGDRKEAWDSIDFEGWLGERMSMKVNWQGIDSVLAAPLVVDLAVFMEQALRAGLSGAMTHLSLFFKSPYKADLYALDEQYQKLREFAKEWKVNAEGDR from the coding sequence ATGGAGCGGAGAGCGGGAGTACTGTTTGTTGGAGCTCTTGGTGCGGTTGCCACGACGACCATCGCTGGACTTTTGGCCGTAAAAAAGGGGCTTGTCCCACTTCGGGGAGTGATCTCGTCCCAGCCGGAGTTTGAATGCCTGGACCTGATCTCCATCGATCAACTGGTGTTTGGCGGTTGGGATATCAAACGGGGCGGGCTGGCGGAGAATACCGAGCAGCACGGGATTGTGCCCAAAGAGGTGCTTGACTCAGTGATGGATGAATTGGAGCAGATACCAATTTGGCCTGCACCGATGGCAAACCTCAGCGGCCATATACGGACGGTCTATCAAGTTGATGAGGAAGGTGCGGGTTTCCTTCTTGATGCCTTGTCCCGCTTACAACAGCAAATCGTCGAATTCAAGCTGCGAAACAACCTGGATCGGGTGATCGTGATCAATCTATCCGCTACGGAGGAAGATGTAAAACCGGTGCCGGCATACGAAAAGCTTTCCCTGTTCGAGCAGGCGCTGGCGGAGAATTCTGCTCACATTCGCCCCGGTATGCTGTATGCTTATGCCGCCCTGCAAGAAAAAGCCGCCTACGTGAATTTTACGCCGAGTACGACCGCCGAAATTCCTGCCCTCCAGGTGCTTGCCGCACAACAGGGTGTGCCGATCGCGGGAAAAGACGGGCGTACCGGACAAACGTTATACAAACATGTGCTGGGAAACATGTTTCGCCAACGCGGGCTGAAAGTGATCGGCTGGTACAGCACCAACCTGTTGGGGAATACAGATGGGGCCGTGTTGGAAGATCCGGGGCATGCGGCGGCTAAAATCAGTTCAAAAACGACAGGTTTGGAACGAGTGCTTGGATATGATGACTTTGACCATAAAGTTCGAATCGATTATTTCCCGGTACGCGGGGATCGCAAAGAGGCGTGGGATTCGATTGATTTTGAAGGCTGGCTGGGCGAGCGGATGAGCATGAAGGTAAACTGGCAGGGAATCGATTCCGTACTGGCTGCTCCGCTCGTCGTCGATCTGGCCGTATTTATGGAGCAAGCATTGCGGGCCGGACTTTCGGGGGCAATGACCCACTTGTCGCTCTTTTTCAAATCGCCGTACAAGGCTGACCTGTATGCATTGGATGAACAGTATCAAAAACTGAGGGAATTTGCAAAAGAATGGAAAGTAAACGCGGAGGGTGACAGGTAA
- a CDS encoding CLC_0170 family protein, which produces MITGGSTGSSTYVIPLLLLTGAFLLRMDVKKYIIMEMPKEGKTTLFLGWFNLVLGALLFVWVWVM; this is translated from the coding sequence ATGATTACAGGAGGGAGCACCGGCTCTTCCACCTATGTGATTCCTTTGCTCCTGCTCACGGGGGCGTTTCTGCTTCGCATGGACGTAAAAAAATACATCATCATGGAGATGCCGAAGGAAGGGAAAACGACGCTGTTTCTTGGCTGGTTCAATCTCGTTTTGGGAGCCTTGCTCTTTGTCTGGGTGTGGGTGATGTGA
- a CDS encoding alkaline phosphatase family protein, giving the protein MRKKHVVVLDMISLQPKHLRDPECTPHIQKIIAEGQHAKIRPVFPAVTGTVQATYLTGKPPNEHGIICNGLPDRDYKEITMWNQTMVPIQGEKLWEKLKKQDPQATTAVLFWQFSKLSTADYVVTPGPIHLENRMIQWCDSKPRNLYQKLRKKLGDFDLRTFWGPLASIRSSEWIMQAALHIVEQFRPQLTLAYLPNLDYNAQRFGPDSEAARNSIKEIDQLIGKFVDDLKLLGLWEDTRLVLLSEYAFQSVNRPVYINQILNQHGYVAVKRIDNMDFLDFEMSKAFALADHQVAHVYVSDPADIPEVKRLLAELPGVAEVWGEEEKKQNAIDHDRSGELIVLAEPDSWFVYYWWLNHEHAPEFAHTVDIHRKPGYDPVELFVDPKTLRIPLEPDRIRGSHGLPVRGENDEVSLVVSDREMELPQTVHATEIHDLLLRLCRQEGGV; this is encoded by the coding sequence GTGAGAAAAAAACACGTCGTAGTGCTGGATATGATCAGCCTCCAACCAAAGCATCTTCGCGATCCCGAATGTACTCCGCATATCCAGAAAATCATCGCGGAAGGGCAGCACGCGAAAATACGACCGGTATTTCCAGCGGTCACCGGAACTGTGCAAGCAACCTATTTGACCGGAAAACCCCCGAACGAACACGGGATCATTTGCAATGGCCTTCCTGACAGGGACTACAAGGAAATCACGATGTGGAACCAAACGATGGTGCCGATACAGGGTGAAAAACTATGGGAAAAATTGAAGAAGCAGGATCCCCAAGCAACGACCGCCGTGTTGTTTTGGCAGTTCAGCAAATTGAGCACGGCCGATTACGTGGTGACACCCGGTCCGATTCATCTGGAAAATCGAATGATTCAATGGTGTGATTCCAAGCCGAGGAATTTGTACCAGAAGCTGCGAAAAAAGCTTGGCGACTTCGATCTGCGAACATTCTGGGGGCCGCTTGCTTCTATCCGCTCCAGCGAATGGATCATGCAGGCAGCCTTGCACATCGTAGAGCAATTCAGGCCGCAACTGACGCTTGCTTATTTGCCCAATCTGGATTACAACGCGCAAAGATTCGGTCCCGACAGTGAGGCAGCTCGAAACTCGATCAAAGAAATCGACCAGCTCATCGGCAAATTTGTGGATGATTTGAAGTTGCTCGGATTATGGGAAGACACACGTCTGGTGCTGCTGTCGGAATACGCCTTTCAATCGGTCAACCGGCCCGTGTACATCAATCAGATCTTGAACCAGCATGGGTATGTGGCAGTCAAGCGGATTGACAATATGGATTTTCTTGATTTCGAGATGTCGAAAGCCTTTGCTCTGGCCGACCATCAGGTGGCTCATGTCTATGTATCGGACCCCGCCGATATTCCGGAAGTAAAACGGCTGCTGGCAGAGCTGCCGGGCGTCGCGGAAGTATGGGGCGAAGAAGAGAAGAAGCAAAATGCGATCGATCACGACAGGTCAGGCGAACTGATCGTATTGGCAGAGCCCGACAGTTGGTTTGTCTACTACTGGTGGCTGAATCACGAGCATGCTCCCGAATTTGCCCATACGGTGGATATTCACCGTAAGCCCGGCTACGATCCTGTTGAACTTTTTGTTGATCCCAAAACTTTGCGCATTCCGCTAGAACCGGATAGAATCCGAGGATCGCACGGGCTGCCGGTTCGAGGAGAGAACGACGAAGTGTCACTGGTCGTAAGCGATCGCGAAATGGAACTCCCGCAAACAGTGCATGCGACGGAGATCCATGATTTACTCCTGCGGCTTTGCCGTCAAGAAGGAGGCGTGTAA
- a CDS encoding Ger(x)C family spore germination protein — protein MKKQWISQAKLVMAIAFALPFLAGCWDRLEIEERAVVLGISVDVAEKGAEKKEREVSHLRGKYPVPNKEMIRVAAQIGLPGRIPLGPGESGGQTGGGGQNTVWVIEVVGHSIDDALMNLQQQISGRLFFGHLRVIIVSEEMAKRGLQNLNDYLRRNPEVRRMAWMMISKGKASQLMKAAPKLERVPTMYLMATLDEAVRMGKFPSDYVGMFWSDSSKKGKEAFLPYISIMPAQNVEIEGMAYFRDDKMVGVTKPFEIAAYMGVKGMNPAGYRSFVRVDDTPNVVDLYATYRHSQTEVEIRDGLPHFRVHSFIEVNLEEKSNEKTLVITPELIEKIERQDEKAAVKFYKGLIKQTQEKGADIFGFGEYVRGKEPRFWNQKVKTKKQWQEMYKKVTVDLTVDIEIRRVGMKAR, from the coding sequence ATGAAAAAACAATGGATAAGCCAAGCTAAGCTGGTTATGGCCATCGCGTTCGCTCTCCCGTTTCTCGCGGGTTGCTGGGACCGTCTGGAAATCGAAGAGCGGGCAGTCGTCCTGGGAATATCCGTGGATGTAGCGGAGAAGGGAGCGGAAAAGAAAGAGCGGGAGGTTTCGCATCTGCGCGGGAAGTACCCTGTGCCGAATAAAGAAATGATTCGCGTGGCGGCGCAGATCGGGCTGCCCGGGAGAATTCCGCTCGGGCCGGGAGAGTCAGGCGGGCAGACGGGCGGAGGCGGGCAAAACACGGTCTGGGTCATTGAAGTGGTGGGCCATTCCATCGACGATGCCCTGATGAATTTGCAGCAGCAAATTTCCGGACGGCTCTTTTTCGGCCATCTGCGGGTCATCATCGTGTCCGAGGAAATGGCAAAGCGAGGGCTGCAAAATCTGAACGATTACCTTCGCCGCAATCCAGAAGTCCGGCGCATGGCCTGGATGATGATCTCGAAGGGAAAAGCCTCCCAGTTGATGAAAGCAGCGCCGAAGCTCGAGCGCGTGCCGACGATGTACCTGATGGCAACGTTGGACGAGGCCGTCCGGATGGGCAAATTTCCCTCCGATTACGTCGGGATGTTTTGGAGCGATTCTTCCAAAAAGGGAAAGGAAGCCTTCCTGCCGTACATCAGCATCATGCCGGCTCAAAATGTAGAAATCGAAGGAATGGCGTATTTTCGGGATGACAAGATGGTGGGAGTGACCAAACCGTTTGAAATCGCCGCCTATATGGGAGTCAAAGGGATGAACCCGGCGGGGTACCGCAGCTTTGTTCGCGTGGATGACACACCAAACGTCGTCGATCTGTATGCGACCTACCGCCATTCCCAGACCGAGGTGGAGATCAGGGACGGCCTTCCCCATTTCCGTGTCCATTCTTTTATCGAGGTCAATTTGGAGGAGAAAAGCAACGAAAAAACGCTCGTAATCACGCCAGAGCTCATTGAAAAAATAGAGCGCCAGGACGAAAAGGCTGCCGTGAAGTTTTACAAGGGGCTGATCAAGCAGACGCAAGAAAAGGGGGCAGATATTTTCGGGTTTGGCGAGTACGTCCGCGGAAAAGAACCCCGTTTTTGGAATCAGAAAGTGAAAACCAAAAAGCAGTGGCAGGAAATGTACAAAAAAGTGACGGTGGATCTCACGGTGGACATCGAGATCAGACGGGTAGGAATGAAAGCCAGATAG
- a CDS encoding GNAT family N-acetyltransferase: MDWYERLQDYFPEHEMKDLGQFQALIEDKDVYHKEETEDYLLLYAEFPTFLFIDYLLIHPDTRGKGIGTKVMEKLKKKGKTILLEVEPVDQEDEDTVRRARFYMKNGFKKADRILYRREDENGDPYEMIVYYWSPETDVPQEEILDKMAKACEEIHNFRAKRYYGREVANPDEVLHWKQ, encoded by the coding sequence ATGGATTGGTACGAGCGGTTGCAGGATTACTTTCCGGAGCACGAGATGAAAGACCTCGGTCAGTTTCAAGCCCTGATCGAGGACAAAGATGTGTACCACAAGGAAGAAACCGAAGACTACTTGCTGCTGTACGCCGAGTTTCCGACCTTTCTGTTCATCGATTACCTGTTGATTCACCCGGATACGAGGGGGAAAGGCATCGGCACGAAAGTCATGGAAAAACTGAAGAAAAAAGGCAAAACCATCTTGCTTGAAGTGGAGCCGGTCGATCAGGAAGATGAGGACACCGTCCGAAGGGCACGGTTTTACATGAAAAACGGATTCAAAAAAGCGGACCGGATCTTGTACCGCAGGGAAGACGAAAACGGAGATCCGTACGAAATGATCGTCTACTACTGGAGCCCGGAAACGGATGTGCCGCAAGAAGAGATCCTGGATAAAATGGCGAAAGCGTGCGAGGAAATCCACAACTTCCGAGCGAAGCGCTATTACGGCAGGGAGGTTGCGAATCCGGACGAAGTTTTGCATTGGAAACAGTGA
- the eboC gene encoding UbiA-like protein EboC (EboC, a homolog the polyprenyltransferase UbiA, belongs to system of proteins involved in the trafficking of precursor metabolites to an extracytoplasmic compartment so that the biosynthesis of certain natural products, such as scytonemin, can be completed.): protein MKKLRDYLELIRFPNLFTAMADITAGAWIAYGSGGDFSAAKLICLLFSSAFLYAMGIIMNDYADFELDQAERPERPLPSGRITRQSALTLGVILGVWGIVLAALVNGVSAVLACAIALFVILYDFCFKPHEILGPIAMGICRGLNLLLGVSLVADSLHQVFWISLIGFVYISTVTAMAKGEVGSGLHPRRARAMVLAILIGAVLLLLIDGGHLFEKVLAVIGYLIWTIRAILPSLREPNAANIRRAVGGCLVGLPLLDAAIAASYGGGTAWLSVAVFMGISLVFKRFFSMT from the coding sequence ATGAAAAAGCTGCGAGACTATCTGGAGCTGATCCGCTTTCCCAATCTGTTTACCGCCATGGCCGATATTACCGCCGGTGCATGGATTGCCTACGGGAGCGGGGGAGATTTTTCAGCTGCGAAGCTCATCTGCCTGCTTTTTTCCAGCGCCTTCCTGTACGCGATGGGAATCATCATGAACGACTATGCGGATTTTGAATTGGATCAGGCAGAACGTCCCGAACGACCGCTGCCTTCCGGGCGCATTACCCGACAGTCCGCACTGACGCTTGGCGTCATTTTGGGAGTCTGGGGGATTGTGCTTGCGGCTCTGGTAAATGGGGTAAGCGCAGTTTTGGCCTGCGCCATCGCTCTGTTCGTTATCCTGTACGATTTTTGTTTCAAACCCCATGAGATCTTGGGACCGATTGCGATGGGAATTTGCCGGGGATTGAATCTGCTGTTGGGAGTCAGCCTGGTTGCAGACAGCTTGCACCAGGTTTTCTGGATTTCCCTCATCGGGTTTGTCTACATCAGCACGGTAACCGCCATGGCAAAGGGTGAGGTTGGGAGCGGGCTGCATCCCCGTCGGGCAAGGGCAATGGTTTTGGCCATCCTGATAGGCGCCGTGCTCCTGCTTTTGATCGACGGTGGTCATCTCTTTGAAAAAGTCCTCGCAGTGATCGGCTATCTGATTTGGACGATTCGGGCGATTCTCCCCTCCCTGCGGGAACCAAATGCGGCGAACATTCGGCGTGCAGTAGGGGGATGCCTTGTGGGACTGCCTTTATTGGATGCCGCAATCGCAGCCTCCTATGGCGGGGGAACCGCTTGGTTGTCTGTTGCCGTTTTTATGGGGATCAGTCTGGTTTTCAAACGTTTCTTCAGTATGACTTAG
- a CDS encoding spore germination protein — protein MTVTTTDPTIQEKYDQDLTGNLEETIEQIRHVFGENADFSMRRFHVFGTHAAVMFYFSNMIEQSVLNTDILKPLMRKDVEGLVGEGALDPEQLKDVLINETLYHSEGKLEARLYKLMEGLLRGQTVVVIEGLNEAFLIGTRNIEKRAIDQPATEQVIRGPREGFIELLGTNIALLRYRLQTPDFQVRTMEIGRKTRSKVAICFMQGVTNTELVEEVMDRLSMIEIDAILDSGYLEQFIEDNHISPFPQVQYTERPDKVAANLLEGRVAIFVDGSPLALVVPTVFNQFYQAVEDYTERFLLMSAIRLARLIALMFSLVFPSLYVGVISFNPELIPTEFAVAVAGGRAGVPFPAVIEVLVIETSMEVLREATIRLPQQVGGALSIVGVLVIGQAAVAAGFASPITVVIIALTTIGSFATPSYNAALALRLLRFPLIVMAGIFGLYGIVVGLILIVNHLLSLKSFGVPYLSPLVPGSFQGMKDLFTRGPLWSLKSRPVFIQPQDQRRLGQTVKEKLKSPGDRAHTTIPSQVGKGDIAGEGASTDNSDPNNHDSR, from the coding sequence ATGACCGTGACAACGACCGATCCTACGATACAGGAGAAGTACGACCAGGATCTGACGGGAAATCTGGAGGAAACGATCGAGCAGATCCGGCACGTTTTCGGGGAAAACGCGGATTTTTCCATGCGGCGCTTCCACGTGTTTGGCACTCATGCAGCGGTCATGTTTTATTTTTCCAACATGATTGAACAAAGTGTTCTCAATACCGATATTTTAAAACCACTAATGAGGAAGGATGTGGAAGGTCTGGTTGGGGAAGGCGCTCTCGACCCCGAGCAGTTGAAGGACGTCCTCATCAATGAAACTCTCTACCACAGCGAAGGGAAGCTGGAGGCTCGGCTGTACAAATTGATGGAGGGGCTTTTGCGCGGCCAGACCGTGGTCGTCATCGAGGGGCTGAATGAAGCGTTTCTCATCGGGACGCGCAATATCGAAAAGAGAGCGATCGATCAACCGGCGACAGAACAGGTTATCCGCGGCCCTCGCGAGGGTTTTATCGAACTGTTGGGGACGAATATCGCCCTGCTCCGTTACCGGCTGCAAACGCCGGATTTTCAGGTCAGGACGATGGAAATCGGGCGAAAGACGAGATCGAAGGTAGCGATTTGCTTTATGCAAGGCGTCACCAATACCGAGCTGGTGGAAGAAGTCATGGATCGGCTGTCGATGATCGAGATCGACGCGATTCTCGACTCGGGGTATTTGGAGCAGTTCATCGAAGACAACCACATCTCTCCTTTTCCCCAAGTCCAGTACACGGAACGACCGGATAAAGTGGCGGCCAATTTGCTGGAGGGCCGCGTCGCCATCTTCGTCGACGGTTCGCCGTTGGCGCTGGTGGTTCCGACGGTGTTCAACCAGTTTTACCAAGCAGTCGAAGACTACACGGAGCGATTCCTTCTTATGAGCGCCATTCGGCTGGCGCGGTTGATCGCACTGATGTTTTCCCTGGTATTTCCATCCCTGTACGTCGGAGTCATTTCGTTTAATCCCGAACTGATTCCTACCGAGTTTGCTGTAGCCGTGGCAGGGGGGAGAGCGGGCGTTCCTTTTCCCGCTGTCATCGAGGTGCTGGTCATCGAGACCTCCATGGAGGTACTGCGGGAGGCGACCATCCGGCTGCCGCAGCAAGTGGGCGGGGCTCTGTCGATCGTAGGAGTGCTCGTAATCGGGCAGGCGGCCGTTGCAGCCGGCTTTGCCAGTCCGATCACGGTCGTCATCATCGCACTCACGACGATCGGGTCGTTTGCCACGCCATCGTACAATGCCGCTCTGGCGCTGAGGCTTCTCCGCTTTCCGCTGATCGTCATGGCCGGCATATTCGGTCTCTACGGCATCGTGGTGGGCCTGATTCTGATTGTGAATCACCTTTTATCGTTGAAATCGTTTGGTGTGCCGTACCTCAGTCCACTCGTGCCGGGAAGCTTTCAGGGGATGAAAGACTTATTTACGCGGGGACCGTTGTGGTCATTGAAAAGCAGGCCTGTTTTTATACAGCCCCAAGACCAAAGGCGATTGGGCCAGACAGTGAAAGAGAAGCTGAAAAGCCCGGGAGATCGCGCCCATACGACGATCCCTTCTCAAGTCGGAAAGGGGGACATAGCGGGTGAAGGTGCCTCAACAGATAACAGTGATCCAAACAATCACGATTCTCGTTAG
- a CDS encoding manganese-dependent inorganic pyrophosphatase: MEKKLIFGHKNPDTDSICSALVYADLKTKLGANVEPVRLGVVSSETQFVLDYFKVAAPRQVETVANEVNEVILVDHNERQQSANDIEQVQVVEVIDHHRIANFETSNPLYFRAEPVGCTTTILKKMYKENGVEIPKDIAGLMLSAIISDTLLLKSPTCTEQDVAAARELAEIAGVNLEQYGLEMLKAGADLSEKTIAELLSLDAKEFQMGSAKVEIAQVNAVDVNDVLNRQVELEAAISKIVSDKGLDLFVFVVTDILNNDSVAVAIGKAAHAVEKAYNVTLADNKAVLKGVVSRKKQIVPVLTDTFASL; this comes from the coding sequence ATGGAAAAAAAGCTCATTTTCGGTCATAAAAATCCTGACACGGATTCCATCTGCTCGGCCCTGGTTTACGCGGATCTGAAAACGAAGCTGGGCGCGAACGTGGAGCCGGTACGCCTCGGAGTAGTGAGCAGCGAGACACAGTTCGTGCTGGACTACTTCAAGGTAGCAGCGCCACGCCAGGTCGAGACGGTAGCAAACGAAGTAAACGAAGTCATCCTCGTCGACCACAACGAGCGCCAGCAAAGCGCGAACGACATCGAGCAAGTGCAAGTGGTGGAAGTCATCGACCACCACCGCATCGCCAACTTCGAAACGAGCAATCCGCTGTACTTCCGTGCGGAGCCAGTCGGCTGCACCACGACCATCCTGAAAAAAATGTACAAAGAAAACGGCGTGGAGATTCCGAAAGACATCGCAGGGCTGATGCTGTCGGCGATCATCTCCGACACACTCCTGTTGAAGTCCCCTACCTGCACGGAGCAGGACGTAGCGGCTGCCCGCGAGCTGGCTGAGATCGCCGGTGTGAATCTGGAGCAGTACGGCCTGGAAATGCTGAAAGCTGGCGCGGACTTGAGCGAGAAAACCATCGCGGAGCTCCTGTCTTTGGATGCGAAAGAATTCCAAATGGGGAGCGCCAAAGTGGAAATCGCGCAGGTGAATGCGGTAGACGTGAACGACGTGCTGAATCGCCAGGTCGAACTGGAAGCAGCCATCTCGAAGATCGTATCGGACAAAGGACTGGATCTGTTCGTCTTCGTCGTGACCGATATCCTGAACAACGACTCAGTTGCGGTGGCGATCGGAAAAGCTGCCCATGCGGTAGAGAAAGCGTACAACGTGACGCTGGCGGACAACAAAGCCGTCCTCAAAGGCGTCGTATCCCGCAAAAAACAAATTGTCCCTGTCCTGACGGATACGTTCGCAAGTCTGTAA
- a CDS encoding endospore germination permease, producing the protein MKVPQQITVIQTITILVSTIIGVGVLPLPLFTVRTAGSGAPLVTLLGVMVAIVGLAIITVLGKRFPRKTIILYSEDLIGKWLSRIGSFFIIVFFAVLTSLTAREFGEVVVTSVLKSTPVEVTVIVMLFLAAISTRNDIYTFTYIHQFYFPFLLFPVLVIASLSLKNAEAINLLPLWGNEQKDLMTGILTVTALFQGSFVLTMVIPAMRNPQRAMTASLWAILISGGLYITIVAATVGLFGAEEVKKLLWPTLELAKATSLPANILERMDAAFLAVWVTAVFTTLFSSYYLTLHSISKLFRLRDHRMFSFFLLPFVFIVAMIPQNIMQMYDIIEVISRLGLFITIVYPAILLIVAVIRGKREDRSDEKTMDKPS; encoded by the coding sequence GTGAAGGTGCCTCAACAGATAACAGTGATCCAAACAATCACGATTCTCGTTAGCACGATTATCGGGGTGGGAGTGCTTCCCCTCCCGCTTTTCACGGTGCGCACAGCGGGATCTGGTGCGCCTCTCGTGACACTGCTCGGTGTCATGGTAGCCATAGTCGGCCTTGCAATCATTACGGTACTGGGCAAGCGGTTTCCCCGAAAAACGATCATCCTGTACAGCGAAGACCTCATCGGAAAGTGGCTCTCGAGAATCGGCAGCTTCTTCATCATTGTGTTTTTCGCTGTGCTGACCTCTTTGACAGCTCGAGAGTTTGGGGAAGTGGTCGTGACGTCGGTACTCAAATCCACCCCTGTGGAAGTGACGGTCATTGTCATGCTGTTCCTCGCTGCCATTTCCACCCGGAATGACATTTATACGTTTACGTACATCCACCAATTTTACTTTCCGTTCCTTCTCTTCCCTGTCCTGGTGATCGCTTCGCTCTCTCTCAAAAACGCGGAAGCGATCAATCTTTTGCCGCTCTGGGGAAATGAACAGAAAGATTTGATGACAGGCATATTAACCGTAACCGCGTTGTTTCAAGGCTCCTTCGTATTGACGATGGTCATCCCCGCCATGCGCAATCCGCAGCGGGCGATGACGGCAAGCCTGTGGGCGATTCTCATTTCAGGCGGGCTGTACATCACGATTGTCGCGGCGACGGTCGGGTTGTTCGGTGCGGAAGAAGTCAAGAAGTTGCTTTGGCCGACACTTGAGCTGGCAAAGGCGACATCGCTGCCGGCCAATATTTTGGAGCGGATGGATGCGGCGTTTTTGGCAGTCTGGGTGACGGCAGTTTTTACGACACTGTTTTCCAGCTATTATTTGACTCTTCATTCGATCAGCAAGCTGTTCCGATTGCGTGATCACAGAATGTTTTCCTTTTTTCTTCTGCCGTTTGTCTTCATCGTGGCGATGATCCCTCAAAACATCATGCAAATGTACGACATCATCGAGGTCATCAGCCGACTTGGCCTCTTCATCACCATTGTATATCCGGCCATTTTGCTAATCGTTGCTGTCATTCGCGGGAAAAGAGAGGATCGCAGTGATGAAAAAACAATGGATAAGCCAAGCTAA